The Tubulanus polymorphus chromosome 1, tnTubPoly1.2, whole genome shotgun sequence genome contains a region encoding:
- the LOC141911348 gene encoding mast cell tryptase-like, translating into MIVRLLKLVLTFQLICQAQPRAVPNDFLDWLKELGYIKYENLPAGNLEHCGKNKYYKPVGYENVKKRIVGGVESKYGEWPWLVTLQLNKDGVKHEHLCGGTLIHPQWVLSAAHCFEPFWAEFLTADPTKWKARVGEHDMFKDDGKHMDVDIEKIIFYPKRQAPKTMNMDIALLKLKNPVKLSQYVNVACLPSREDKFPPGTLCTTAGWGHTKENGEVSQIVRHVQVPVVSNVDCNRFYKPIEELGVVLNISNDMMCAGYADKGGRDACQFDSGGPMMYKDEEDGQWLVVGIVSTGYGCARKAFPGIYTRVQSYNDWIESTIDSN; encoded by the exons ATGATAGTGAGATTATTAAAACTGGTTTTAACTTTTCAGCTGATATGCCAAGCTCAACCGCGG GCAGTGCCAAATGACTTCTTAGACTGGCTAAAAG AACTTGGTTACATAAAGTATGAAAATCTTCCTGCAGGGA ATTTAGAACATTGcggaaaaaataaatattacaaGCCTGTAGGTTACGAAAATGTGAAGAAACGTATTGTCGGTGGAGTCGAATCAAAGTACGGCGAATGGCCTTGGTTAGTGACCTTGCAACTGAATAAAGATGGCGTTAAGCACGAACATCTTTGCGGCGGTACACTCATTCATCCGCAGTGGGTACTTTCTGCTGCTCATTGCTTCGA ACCATTCTGGGCAGAATTCCTCACTGCTGATCCGACAAAATGGAAAGCAAGAGTTGGCGAACACGACATGTTCAAAGATGACGGTAAACACATGGACGTCGACATCGAAAAAATAATCTTCTACCCTAAGAGACAAG CACCGAAGACTATGAATATGGACATTGCACTCCTGAAACTGAAAAATCCCGTGAAGCTTTCTCAGTACGTGAACGTCGCCTGTTTACCCTCGAGGGAAGATAAATTCCCACCCGGAACATTATGTACGACGGCTGGTTGGGGACATACGAAAGAAA ATGGGGAGGTATCGCAAATTGTACGTCACGTTCAGGTCCCAGTCGTTAGCAATGTTGATTGCAATCGGTTTTACAAGCCAATCGAGGAATTGGGAGTCGTACTTAACATCAGCAACGATATGATGTGTGCCGGCTATGCTGATAAAGGCGGCCGGGATGCCTGTCAG TTTGATTCCGGTGGCCCGATGATGTACAAAGACGAGGAAGACGGTCAATGGTTAGTTGTCGGCATCGTTTCCACCGGGTATGGTTGCGCAAGAAAAGCTTTCCCAGGGATTTACACAAGGGTGCAGAGCTACAACGATTGGATAGAGAGCACCATCGACTCCAACTaa
- the LOC141915445 gene encoding uncharacterized protein LOC141915445: protein MKGIRGQMQNSELLEDIMKQDDSKDAFNSDLKKKVGDYVIGKVLGEGAFAKVRLGIHLPTKEKVAVKIVNKANVKRHPYMKKHFRREATILQKLDHPNIIQIYDLMETENCFYLVTEWADGGDFVKYLNLRRILNEFEARRIMRQLVSAVDHMHKTHVVHRDLKLENVMLDKDINVKLIDFGLGNVFNDSKILLTNCGSPGYTAPEVLTKKPHGPAVDIWALGINLFVMLTGTLPFLVDSPTNYTKLHATMLKGPNIPSHLSDECQDLLNCLLDPDPSRRIKMAVLRVHPWLNDGFKTFPQTVPLKRWPPTLDQDITDFMMDELDIDSEDIRISFANAKINCIMATYSLLKRRKLMSLPFPKGEPLSKDDIVDDIPQLDRSPGVRFYNIDISGDIDYKLVAAGEQTGEGSERIFDTGNSKKPIYPTTLYEAAGARYGGERLAQRDAAMSASSRSSLQTKDSNSVVDYRDCLRKLYVKSREGAHSVSEGVLQLATKRTPSRGSGTATSLSMSSSSPKQNKQYVRQALRNQFNASNSKIRSKIGDIDAMKGAITYRKLKPGYSGEYDGFMRRSGNSTSRLRVLKTLSSSKRRLPVPPPNSAAHRQFDLDSGTNNGRSESTADETSRCNMCENLAELEREFYCRFRVQNVEAENNYNSTTPRKPVPLRHSTREMPKQSVLTARELLDHQGIRGLPFTKYGRQKVQGFMFQGENEDEAPVMQPMPKRVVIHIPQVPNENMTVVTLR from the exons AGCTACTCGAGGATATTATGAAGCAGGATGACTCCAAGGATGCATTCAATTCAGATTTGAAGAAGAAAGTTGGCGATTATGTCATTGGGAAAGTATTGGGTGAAGGGGCTTTTGCGAAGGTGAGACTTGGAATCCACCTTCCCACGAAAGAAAAG GTCGCAGTAAAAATCGTGAACAAAGCTAACGTCAAACGACACCCGTATATGAAGAAGCATTTCAGACGAGAGGCGACGATTTTGCAAAAACTTGACCATCCTAATATCATACAGATTTACGACCTCATGGAAACAgagaattgtttttatttggtGACCGAATGGGCAGATGGGGGTGACTTCGTTAAGTACCTCAATTTAAG GCGAATATTGAACGAATTTGAAGCTCGTCGAATTATGCGCCAGTTAGTCTCAGCGGTCGATCATATGCACAAGACCCATGTAGTTCACAg AGATCTGAAACTGGAAAATGTGATGCttgataaagatataaatgtgAAGTTGATAG ATTTCGGTCTTGGGAATGTCTTCAACGATTCGAAGATTTTACTCACAAACTGTGGTTCTCCAGGTTACACAGCACCGGAAGTGCTGACGAAGAAGCCACACGGACCAGCAGTCGACATATGGGCATT GGGAATAAACCTGTTTGTGATGCTTACCGGAACCCTGCCATTTCTGGTTGACAGTCCGACCAATTATACTAAATTACACGCCACCATGCTTAAAGGACCGAATATTCCCAGCCATCTCTCAGACG AATGTCAAGATTTACTCAACTGTCTTTTGGACCCGGATCCTTCGCGTCGTATTAAGATGGCGGTACTCCGAGTTCACCCGTGGTTGAACGACGGTTTTAAAACGTTTCCCCAAACTGTTCCACtgaaaagatggccgccaactCTGGACCAAGACATTACCGATTTCATGATGGATGAACTGGATATAGATAGCGAGGATATCCGAATTTCTTTCGCTAATGCTAAGATCAATTGCATTATGGCAACGTACAGCTTGCTTAAGCGCCGTAAATTAATGAGTTTACCTTTTCCCAAAGGAGAACCGCTAAGTAAAGACGACATAGTAGACGATATCCCACAATTAGACCGTAGTCCCGGGGTTCGTTTTTACAACATAGATATTTCCGGAGATATTGACTATAAACTCGTGGCTGCAGGTGAACAGACAGGAGAGGGAAGCGAGAGaattttcgatacggggaattcAAAGAAGCCAATATATCCTACGACACTTTATGAGGCCGCTGGCGCAAGGTACGGCGGAGAGAGGCTAGCGCAAAGAGACGCGGCCATGTCCGCCTCTTCTCGCTCGAGTTTGCAAACTAAAGATTCAAACAGCGTTGTAGATTATAGGGATTGCCTGAGGAAACTGTACGTTAAAAGTCGAGAAGGAGCGCATAGTGTTTCCGAGGGCGTGCTGCAATTGGCAACGAAGAGAACACCTTCGCGTGGGTCGGGAACAGCGACCAGCTTGTCAATGTCATCTTCTTCcccaaaacaaaacaaacagtACGTACGACAAGCACTGCGAAACCAATTCAATGCTTCCAACTCAAAAATCCGGAGCAAAATTGGTGACATCGACGCTATGAAAGGTGCGATTACTTATAGAAAATTGAAACCTGGTTACTCTGGTGAATACGATGGGTTTATGAGACGGTCTGGAAACAGCACATCACGATTACGCGTCCTCAAAACCCTGTCCTCGAGTAAACGAAGACTACCAGTACCCCCACCTAATTCTGCAGCTCACCGTCAGTTTGATTTGGACAGCGGAACTAATAATGGCCGCAGCGAATCGACTGCTGATGAGACATCTAGATGTAACATGTGTGAAAACCTCGCCGAACTGGAGAGAGAATTCTATTGTCGATTCCGAGTACAGAACGTAGAAGcggaaaataattacaatagCACTACACCAAGAAAACCAGTTCCCTTGAGACATTCGACTCGCGAGATGCCGAAACAATCGGTACTGACAGCACGGGAACTCCTTGACCACCAGGGTATCCGAGGTTTGCCCTTCACGAAATACGGAAGGCAGAAAGTTCAAG GGTTCATGTTCCAAGGAGAAAACGAGGATGAAGCGCCGGTTATGCAGCCTATGCCAAAGCGAGTCGTGATTCACATTCCTCAAGTTCCGAATGAAAACATGACCGTCGTCACGTTGCGATGA